One region of Molothrus aeneus isolate 106 chromosome 1, BPBGC_Maene_1.0, whole genome shotgun sequence genomic DNA includes:
- the LOC136555705 gene encoding lymphocyte antigen 6E-like, whose amino-acid sequence MKAFLVALLAAVLCAQQASSLFCYICDNEHSNWNCMKTYRCEDHEKYCTTTYSTVGLGKDVGHRITKKCSVDCPETNVNFGMAAYSTKCCSTSLCNFSGANSIRINYAVVLLGIVGSLICVLRVGL is encoded by the exons ATGAAGGCTTTTCTGgtggccctgctggctgcagtcCTGTGTGCCCAGCAAG CTTCCTCCCTGTTTTGCTACATCTGTGACAATGAACATTCCAACTGGAACTGCATGAAAACCTACAGGTGTGAGGACCATGAGAAATACTGCACAACCACGTACAGCACTGTTGGACTTG GCAAGGACGTGGGGCACCGCATCACCAAGAAATGCTCTGTGGACTGTCCCGAGACCAACGTGAATTTCGGGATGGCCGCGTACTCCACCAagtgctgcagcacctccctgTGCAACTTCAGCGGCGCCAACAGCATCCGGATCAACTACGCCGTGGTCCTGCTGGGAATCGTGGGGAGTTTGATCTGTGTGCTCAGGGTGGGGTTGTGA